A genomic region of Nostoc sp. UHCC 0702 contains the following coding sequences:
- a CDS encoding elongation factor Ts, producing the protein MAEISAKLVQELRQKTGAGILDCKKALKETDGDIEQAIDWLRKKNLVSAGKKSDRIAAEGLVDTYIQPDGRVGVLIEVNCQTDFVARNEAFKALVKNLAKQAATTDTVESLLAQPYIENESLTVEEFIKQSIASLGENIQLRRFVNFSLAEGTPGVVDSYIHTGGRVGVLVEANSQTESAAANEEFQNLARNAAMQVAACPNVEYVSVDQIPDEVVQREKDIEMGRDDLGNKPQNIKEKIVQGRIEKRLKELTLLDQPYIRDQSISVEDLVKQVKAKVGEDIQVQRFVRYVLGEGIEKQESNFADEVAAQIGSK; encoded by the coding sequence ATGGCGGAAATATCTGCAAAACTCGTCCAAGAGCTACGCCAAAAAACTGGTGCCGGCATACTGGACTGCAAAAAAGCGCTGAAAGAAACTGATGGCGACATCGAACAAGCCATAGACTGGCTACGAAAAAAGAACTTGGTTTCAGCGGGTAAAAAAAGCGATCGCATTGCGGCAGAAGGTCTAGTAGACACCTACATTCAGCCCGATGGTCGGGTGGGTGTACTAATAGAAGTCAACTGCCAAACCGATTTTGTTGCCCGTAACGAAGCTTTTAAAGCTTTAGTTAAAAACCTAGCTAAGCAAGCAGCCACTACTGATACTGTTGAGTCTTTGTTAGCTCAACCATATATTGAGAATGAAAGCTTGACCGTAGAAGAGTTCATCAAGCAAAGCATCGCCAGTCTGGGTGAAAATATCCAGCTACGTCGCTTTGTGAATTTTTCACTAGCAGAAGGCACACCAGGTGTAGTAGACAGCTACATTCACACTGGTGGTCGAGTTGGTGTGTTAGTCGAGGCGAACTCTCAAACCGAGTCGGCGGCTGCTAATGAAGAGTTCCAAAACTTGGCTCGAAATGCCGCCATGCAAGTTGCAGCTTGTCCCAATGTCGAGTATGTCAGCGTAGACCAAATCCCAGACGAAGTTGTCCAAAGAGAAAAAGACATTGAAATGGGGCGGGATGATTTGGGGAACAAGCCACAGAACATCAAAGAAAAGATAGTTCAAGGGCGGATTGAAAAACGCTTGAAAGAATTGACTTTGCTGGATCAGCCCTACATTCGCGATCAAAGTATTTCCGTGGAAGACTTGGTAAAACAAGTCAAGGCTAAAGTCGGTGAAGACATCCAAGTGCAGCGCTTTGTTCGCTATGTGCTGGGTGAGGGCATTGAAAAGCAAGAAAGTAACTTTGCTGATGAAGTTGCCGCACAAATCGGTAGCAAGTAA
- the rpsB gene encoding 30S ribosomal protein S2, with the protein MPVVSLAQMMESGVHFGHQTRRWNPKMSPYIYTSRNGVHIIDLVQTAQLMEDAYSYMRTQAEQGKKFLFVGTKRQAAGIIAQEAARCGSHYINQRWLGGMLTNWATIKTRADRLKDLERREETGALDLLPKKEASMLRREMTKLQKYLGGIKTMRKVPDVVVIVDQRREYNAVQECQKLGIPIVSMLDTNCDPDVVDIPIPANDDAIRSIKLIVGKLADAIYEGRHGQLDAEEDYEDYEGTEEEYDYDESEYSDSVIPEDEDEEE; encoded by the coding sequence ATGCCAGTCGTTTCATTGGCTCAAATGATGGAGTCGGGGGTTCACTTTGGGCATCAAACCCGCCGTTGGAACCCGAAAATGTCTCCTTATATTTACACCTCGCGCAATGGTGTACATATCATCGACTTGGTGCAGACTGCCCAGTTGATGGAAGATGCTTATAGCTACATGAGAACCCAAGCAGAGCAAGGGAAGAAATTCCTCTTCGTCGGCACAAAGCGGCAAGCAGCAGGAATTATCGCTCAAGAAGCCGCTCGTTGTGGTTCTCACTACATCAACCAACGTTGGTTGGGCGGAATGCTCACCAACTGGGCCACCATCAAAACTAGAGCAGATCGCCTTAAAGATTTAGAACGCCGTGAAGAAACTGGCGCTCTGGATTTATTGCCGAAAAAAGAAGCCTCCATGCTGCGGCGGGAGATGACGAAGCTTCAGAAATACCTCGGTGGCATTAAAACAATGCGGAAAGTTCCCGATGTCGTGGTAATTGTAGACCAACGCCGGGAGTACAACGCAGTTCAAGAATGTCAAAAACTGGGAATTCCCATTGTGTCCATGCTGGATACAAACTGTGACCCAGATGTAGTAGATATTCCCATACCAGCCAATGACGACGCCATCAGGTCGATCAAGCTGATAGTTGGCAAGTTGGCAGACGCTATTTACGAAGGTCGTCACGGTCAACTTGATGCAGAAGAAGATTACGAAGATTACGAGGGTACTGAGGAAGAGTACGACTATGATGAAAGCGAGTATAGTGACTCGGTGATTCCCGAGGACGAAGACGAAGAAGAATAA
- a CDS encoding glycosyltransferase family 2 protein, protein MGNTVVGETVFFSVVIPTYNRQPILEKCLRALEVQELGVSSVITGYEIVLVDDGSTDGTLEWLAAHKDEFPHVRPFQQDHAGPSAARNLGVKEAVGDMIIFIDSDLVVLKNFLQAHADALVQGKEQLGSDRFFTYGAVINTCNFNNPTDEAYKLTDFSAAFFATGNVAIPKHWLEKAGLFDMSFQLYGWEDLELGVRLKKLGLKLIKCPAAVGYHWHPPFKLEQIPSLIEKEIQRGRMGVLFYQKHPTWEVRMMIQMTWLHRLLWGILSLNGTLNEKTMSPFLQWLINSGRPQLALEIARIFLNWYNVKGVYEAYAQLQGE, encoded by the coding sequence ATAGGTAATACTGTTGTGGGTGAGACTGTGTTTTTCAGCGTTGTGATACCGACTTATAATCGCCAGCCAATTTTAGAAAAGTGCCTCCGAGCCTTGGAAGTGCAAGAATTAGGCGTATCAAGTGTAATTACTGGTTATGAGATTGTCTTGGTAGATGATGGTTCTACTGATGGCACATTAGAGTGGTTAGCAGCACACAAAGATGAGTTTCCCCATGTGCGTCCTTTTCAGCAAGATCATGCTGGCCCATCTGCGGCGCGAAATTTGGGTGTAAAAGAGGCAGTAGGAGACATGATTATTTTTATTGATAGCGATTTAGTAGTGCTGAAAAATTTCTTGCAAGCTCATGCAGATGCACTTGTGCAAGGAAAAGAGCAATTAGGCAGCGATCGCTTTTTTACTTATGGTGCAGTTATTAATACTTGTAATTTCAATAATCCTACAGATGAAGCCTATAAGCTGACAGATTTTTCTGCGGCTTTTTTTGCCACAGGAAACGTAGCCATTCCCAAACATTGGTTAGAGAAAGCTGGACTGTTTGATATGAGCTTTCAACTCTACGGTTGGGAAGATTTAGAATTAGGCGTGAGGCTGAAAAAGCTAGGTTTAAAACTGATTAAATGTCCAGCCGCAGTTGGTTATCACTGGCATCCACCATTTAAATTAGAACAAATTCCCAGCTTGATAGAAAAAGAAATTCAACGCGGGCGTATGGGAGTTTTGTTTTATCAAAAGCATCCTACATGGGAAGTGCGAATGATGATTCAGATGACTTGGTTACATCGCTTACTTTGGGGAATTCTTTCACTCAATGGCACACTAAACGAGAAAACAATGTCGCCATTCTTACAATGGCTAATTAATTCAGGTAGACCCCAGTTAGCTTTAGAAATAGCCCGAATTTTCCTCAATTGGTACAACGTCAAAGGCGTATATGAAGCCTATGCTCAATTGCAAGGGGAATAG